A genomic window from Colletotrichum destructivum chromosome 7, complete sequence includes:
- a CDS encoding Putative TRIAD supradomain-containing protein: MRAWLRKLRQDGNPVNQAQRRHYPNSESLLLPLDSVQDEAVTQKESCLVTRLRKSIATGVHGFLKARLPSMSADAETAEMTGVADEAKRACVTTVLDVFPGICPDFLDKTAAKFQYNPDKTIEDILDLVEDGKPYPKRFYFKTLKRKREGPEDPDDEATILRTYNYPGRMKESTREYIVMAKKLLKQEFPSATMSSILKIFASKDNQLLPAYMAVDAAMKENQWSPGKVYVNIAYKKSPTSTDPQYEGVRLDNTIQLTNNPEEKRALKELQAARKLLLKRKEAIEKENAERNNLFWAREIGEVKECGCCFEEFAQNLPFFCLLRAVENTTNVSKFFCVGCAQQAAETAVGQSKYELACMSMDICEAGFSHQERQKFLTDKLSSALDRIENEAVLRMAGIENLERCPFCPYAAEYPPANTNREFRCDNPDCQKVSCRLCKEETHVPKTCEENTRDNGIKAKHEIEEAMSAAMIRKCNKCGTPFIKEEGCNKMACVAANCANIQCYVCSQSCDYSHFNDPARGGKQGNCPLFDDVNARHNAEVQRAEEEARQKVLESNLQINRDMLMFGKPERKRAKPVGKLILEPIPHLPSQDKIAMQRPRPRYGDVENLPVPREMGAIRALAAQAQVAAQPGYGQQHAVGQLALQSNVGEPQQHGYDVPPLGPGDRRQSPSPRQAPAPRRSLGLQEAPDPPLQAPQIQKPLTHNGPPAGPLVGSPHRVHGCVRPSPERAEDMNRFAVPKYQPPPQAQQAQAPGPRQPGDFRGLHNVDDRRQLVQNRDSPEVNPFKRRINYQPRRALVRPDKEARPETPMSLMDLRKPMDRDKSVQRLPDPMPALQVSPQQESANRAQRLRVSLQDGWPMANHGRNHQDAQQSHNGERSVVANVCAEYLRKRDVRQLAADDEAPTVTDWTSIWRQAVAKGNEPGQAIREEFTRGTEVGYGAVNVRSRAPEAAVPVAHAQSQSNGFNLNGLLQPPAPNRPNWLVEARRRGMARGMLEPARGNSKDKPFVLD; this comes from the exons ATGCGGGCTTGGTTGAGAAAATTGCGTCAAGATGGGAATCCGGTTAACCAAGCACAGCGTAGGCATTACCCAAATTCTGAGTCACTGCTGCTACCTTTGGACTCGGTGCAGGACGAGGCTGTGACCCAGAAAGAGTCTTGTCTTGTGACGAGGCTACGAAAGAGTATCGCGACTGGGGTCCATGGCTTTTTGAAAGCCCGCCTGCCATCGATGAGCGCCGACGCAGAAACGGCGGAAATGACGGGTGTCGCCGATGAGGCCAAGAGAGCCTGTGTAACAACCGTCCTGGACGTGTTCCCAGGAATATGTCCCGATTTCCTCGACAAGACGGCTGCCAAATTCCAGTACAACCCAGACAAAACAATCGAAGACATTCTGGATCTGGTTGAAGATGGCAAGCCTTACCCCAAGAGGTTTTACTTCAAGACACTCAAGCGCAAGAGGGAAGGGCCAGAGGATCCCGATGACGAGGCCACTATTCTCCGTACATACAACTATCCCGGTCGAATGAAGGAGTCAACTCGAGAGTACATTGTCATGGC GAAGAAGCTGTTGAAGCAAGAATTTCCATCTGCAACTATGAGTAGCATTCTGAAGATCTTTGCCAGCAAGGACAACCAGTTGCTGCCAGCATACATGGCCGTTGACGCTGCTATGAAAGAGAACCAATGGTCGCCAGGGAAGGTCTATGTCAACATTGCGTACAAAAAGTCGCCTACTTCAACAGACCCCCAATATGAGGGCGTTCGACTAGACAACACCATACAGCTCACAAACAATCCAGAGGAGAAAAGAGCTTTGAAGGAACTTCAAGCTGCTCGTAAACTATTGCTCAAGCGCAAGGAGGCGATCGAAAAGGAGAATGCAGAACGCAACAACCTTTTTTGGGCTAGAGAAATCGGTGAAGTCAAGGAGTGTGGATGTTGCTTTGAAGAGTTTGCCCAGAACC TGCCTTTTTTCTGTCTTTTACGTGCCGTGGAGAATACAACTAACGTTTCAAAGTTCTTTTGTGTCGGCTGCGCCCAACAGGCTGCTGAAACTGCTGTTGGTCAATCAAAGTATGAGCTAGCCTGCATGTCCATGGATATTTGCGAGGCTGGCTTCTCCCACCAGGAGCGCCAGAAGTTCCTTACCGATAAACTCTCATCAGCCCTGGATCGCATTGAAAACGAGGCTGTCCTCCGAATGGCTGGCATAGAGAACCTGGAAAGATGCCCCTTTTGCCCCTACGCTGCCGAATACCCTCCAGCCAACACCAACCGAGAATTTCGATGCGACAACCCAGATTGCCAGAAGGTCAGCTGTCGCCTCTGCAAGGAAGAAACACATGTTCCCAAGACCTGCGAGGAGAACACACGGGATAATGGTATCAAGGCTAAGCATGAAATCGAGGAAGCCATGTCAGCAGCTATGATTCGCAAGTGCAACAAAT GTGGTACCCCTTTTATCAAAGAAGAGGGATGCAACAAGATGGCCTGCGTTGCTGCCAATTGTGCAAACATACAATGCTATGTGTGCTCCCAATCTTGCGACTACAGCCACTTCAATGACCCAGCCAGAGGCGGAAAGCAAGGCAATTGCCCTCTCTTTGACGACGTGAATGCACGTCACAACGCTGAAGTGCAACGTGCAGAGGAAGAGGCTCGCCAGAAAGTCTTAGAGAGCAACCTCCAGATCAACAGAGACATGCTTATGTTTGGCAAGCCAGAACGCAAGCGTGCTAAACCAGTCGGCAAGCTAATCCTTGAGCCAATACCTCACCTACCATCGCAGGATAAGATAGCAATGCAACGCCCCCGTCCGAGATATGGTGATGTCGAAAATCTGCCTGTACCCCGAGAAATGGGTGCAATCCGAGCTCTGGCGGCTCAAGCACAGGTGGCTGCACAGCCAGGCTATGGTCAACAACATGCTGTTGGCCAACTAGCCCTGCAGAGTAACGTTGGAGAACCTCAACAGCACGGATACGACGTGCCTCCCTTAGGCCCAGGGGATCGTCGACAGTCTCCGAGTCCCCGAcaagctccagctcctcgacgctCTCTGGGCCTTCAAGAAGCTCCAGACCCTCCTCTACAGGCTCCGCAGATCCAAAAGCCATTGACTCATAATGGGCCTCCGGCAGGGCCGCTTGTTGGAAGTCCTCATCGAGTCCACGGCTGTGTCCGGCCTTCTCCAGAGAGGGCCGAAGACATGAATCGTTTCGCAGTTCCCAAGTATCAACCCCCGCCTCAGGCCCAGCAAGCCCAGGCACCTGGACCCAGGCAGCCAGGCGACTTTCGGGGCTTGCACAACGTTGACGATCGGAGACAACTTGTGCAAAACCGTGATTCGCCGGAAGTCAATCCGTTCAAGCGGCGAATCAACTACCAACCACGGCGAGCATTGGTTAGGCCAGACAAAGAAGCCCGACCCGAGACCCCAATGTCGCTGATGGACTTGAGAAAGCCTATGGATCGCGATAAGAGCGTCCAGCGCCTTCCGGATCCCATGCCAGCGCTGCAAGTCAGTCCACAACAAGAGAGTGCGAATCGTGCGCAAAGACTTCGAGTGTCTCTACAAGACGGTTGGCCAATGGCCAACCATGGTCGCAATCATCAGGACGCGCAGCAATCCCACAATGGTGAGCGCAGTGTTGTGGCGAATGTGTGTGCGGAATATCTTCGGAAACGGGATGTCCGACAACTCGCCGCAGACGATGAAGCCCCGACGGTGACGGATTGGACCTCGATTTGGAGACAGGCAGTTGCTAAGGGCAATGAACCCGGTCAAGCTATACGAGAGGAGTTCACCAGAGGGACCGAAGTAGGGTACGGCGCAGTGAACGTTCGGTCCCGAGCCCCTGAAGCTGCGGTGCCTGTGGCACACGCTCAGTCGCAGTCCAACGGCTTTAATCTGAACGGTTTATTGCAACCGCCGGCACCGAATCGCCCCAACTGGCTGGTGGAAGCCAGACGGCGTGGAATGGCACGTGGCATGCTTGAACCCGCCCGTGGAAATTCCAAGGACAAGCCTTTTGTTCTGGACTAA
- a CDS encoding Putative sister chromatid cohesion protein Dcc1 — protein sequence MSTHDSGIPLTHVPDSRGYKLMELPPELEALLTAEDVPVVTLTSTPATALLKAQDKTYKLLQKNTSNSLILLAPHTSDVPAVGLAAIATVHETIELIAQAEPQTISNLKNTGSKGKWHEKFGRGR from the exons ATGTCAACCCATGACTCCGGCATCCCCTTGACCCATGTCCCGGACTCTCGTGGCTACAAGCTCATGGAGCTGCCTCCGGAGCTGGAAGCCCTGCTGACTGCCGAAGATGTCCCGGT CGTCACACTCACCTCCACCCCTGCAACGGCTCTCCTTAAGGCCCAGGACAAGACTTACAAGCTGCTCCAGAAGAACACCTCCAACTCCCTAatcctcctcgccccccACACCTCGGATGTCCCCGCCGTCGgtctcgccgccatcgccacaGTTCACGAGACCATTGAGCTCATCGCCCAGGCGGAGCCGCAGACGATATCGAACCTCAAGAACACAGGCAGCAAGGGCAAGTGGCACGAGAAGTTCGGCCGCGGACGGTAG